From Solea senegalensis isolate Sse05_10M unplaced genomic scaffold, IFAPA_SoseM_1 scf7180000014924, whole genome shotgun sequence, one genomic window encodes:
- the LOC122761720 gene encoding uncharacterized protein LOC122761720, with protein MTQRPDSGPGPGPDLGLGSVQRLKAFFEHNDHMQQSADHKIHQQGAELSQTVDSLVRSHDDDKDDASAGDRSIYDVGGRKDSLVSVNSEACVYVFTLENDAQDHDNGRLDDVYVTDSSARVKSEGSVYEHTLESDDDRSEIMIYTDIIDDVYETKVSSASVKSERSVYESNDDDEDDGRPVWHCCAATAELERKNNNKHMKETVKV; from the exons ATGACTCAGAG acCAGActctggacctggacctggacctgacCTGGGTTTAGGGTCTGTTCAGAGACTCAAGGCGTTTTTTGAACACAATGATCACATGCAGCAGTCAGCCGACCACAA GattcaccagcagggggcagaacTCAGTCAGACCGTAGACAGTCTCGTACGTAGCCATGACGACGACAAAGACGACGCCAGTGCCGGCGACAGAAG tATTTACGACGTTGGTGGAAGAAAAGATTCTTTAGTGTCTGTGAACAGCGAAGCATGTGTGTACGTATTTACGCTCGAAAATGACGCACAAGACCACGACAATGGAAG acTTGATGACGTTTACGTGACGGACTCTTCAGCGCGTGTGAAGAGCGAAGGATCCGTGTACGAGCACACGCTCGAAAGTGACGACGACCGAAG TGAAATAATGATTTATACTGACATTATCGATGACGTTTACGAGACAAAAGTCTCCTCAGCGTCTGTGAAGAGCGAACGATCCGTGTACGAAAGCAACGACGACGATGAAGACGACGGAAG GCCTGTGTGGCACTGTTGCGCTGCCACAGCAGAACTGGAgaggaagaacaacaacaaacacatgaaggagACAGTGAAGGTTTAG